In Rutidosis leptorrhynchoides isolate AG116_Rl617_1_P2 chromosome 2, CSIRO_AGI_Rlap_v1, whole genome shotgun sequence, one genomic interval encodes:
- the LOC139890044 gene encoding uncharacterized protein, with protein sequence MDWEVKAENNTLSEQDLKDWLECRRKWIEKENIESITLKQKAWVRWVLEGFTTPQQDRPQLINRPNNGSPVGHDSSSETDHPDSSSPSVFGLSMAEADALENEFSEAEIWKAVKGCGSTKAPGPDGFNLRFYKKIWGIIQQDLISAINSFWENGVISSGCYASFITLIPNMKDLVCLNDNQPISLLGSYYKIVAKLLSNRLRKVVPKLMGYDQSAFIKGRNIIDGALIENETLYFLKHKNLKSNGVWRVLIGNVKENGVWEKMEEMDSFVSQGLNWLTKSSVANNLFKGVEVGTNKITISLLQYADDMMFFGEWSMVNIDSLLKLLKCFEFASGLNINYNKSNLYGVEVDTSEVEDMARLFGCKVGTFPCTYLGLPIGAKMIKKVNWNPGVNKFEKRLADWKARVMSCGGHLTLVKSVSNRLPLYYFSHFYEKKFGAVRDMAKISWVKWDIVIRLRIDNLGVNLKTSFKIKIGDGKSTSFWNDCWISDVPLKVKLKRLAYLESNINDIIFERVCGEGDRVTGSWRWIRPPTGRTDAEFRELNELIRSAKIDSEKNDSWCWSLGGNGSFATKILADEIASVIFPTISNVSETLRNNLVPKKVEVYVCRAKRKKLPVLSELDKRGIDLHSVRCPLCDDNIETVEHSLIFCKDAIEIWHRVCNWWGMNGFSNLSINDAFCGNTPVHSSALGANIWQAVEWNLHQNQNLTTSVPELQKRRKKLKMARRGRNMALCNLTAEKRLAILGSYGRRRRHRGREM encoded by the exons ATGGATTGGGAGGTGAAGGCTGAAAACAATACCCTTAGTGAGCAAGATCTAAAGGATTGGTTAGAGTGTAGGAGaaaatggatcgagaaagaaaacaTCGAATCAATAACGTTGAAACAAAAGGCGTGGGTACGTTGGGTTCTTGAGGG GTTTACTACACCTCAGCAAGACAGACCGCAACTCATTAACAGGCCTAATAATGGCAGCCCAGTGGGCCACGATTCTAGTAGTGAAACAGATCATCCCGATTCCAGCAGCCCTTCTGTTTTTGGGTTATCTATGGCAGAAGCTGATGCTTTAGAAAATGAGTTTAGTGAAGCAGAAATTTGGAAGGCGGTAAAGGGTTGCGGTAGTACAAAAGCACCGGGTCCGGATGGTTTTAACTTAAGGTTTTACAAAAAAATTTGGGGTATTATTCAACAAGATCTTATTTCGGCTATTAACTCGTTTTGGGAGAATGGAGTTATCTCATCCGGTTGTTATGCGTCGTTTATTACTCTTATACCTAATATGAAAGATCTGGTTTGTCTCAATGATAATCAACCTATTAGTTTGCTTGGGAGTTATTATAAAATTGTTGCGAAGCTACTTTCGAATAGACTTAGGAAAGTTGTTCCTAAACTTATGGGATACGATCAAAGCGCGTTTATAAAGGGTAGGAACATCATTGATGGTGCTTTAATTGAGAATGAAACTCTTTATTTCCTCAAACATAAGAACCTTAAAAGTAATGGGGTTTGGAGAGTTCTTATTGGAAATGTTAAAGAAAATGGGGTTTGGGAAAAAATGGAGGAAATGGATTCATTCGTGTCTCAA GGTCTAAATTGGCTTACAAAATCTTCGGTCGCGAATAATCTATTCAAAGGTGTTGAAGTTGGTACCAACAAAATTACCATATCTttgttacaatatgcggatgacatgATGTTTTTCGGGGAGTGGAGTATGGTGAATATCGATAGTTTGTTGAAGCTACTTAAGTGTTTTGAATTTGCATCGGGTCTAAATATCAATTACAACAAAAGTAATCTTTATGGTGTGGAGGTTGATACTAGTGAGGTGGAGGATATGGCTCGGTTATTTGGTTGTAAAGTTGGTACTTTTCCTTGTACGTATCTTGGCCTTCCGATTGgtgctaaaatgattaaaaaggtcAACTGGAATCCGGGGGTGAACAAGTTTGAAAAAAGGTTGGCGGATTGGAAAGCTCGTGTGATGTCATGTGGTGGGCATTTGACTCTCGTTAAGTCGGTTTCAAATAGATTACCGTTATATTACTTTTCGCACTTCTATGAAAAAAAATTTGGGGCGGTTCGGGATATGGCAAAGATATCATGGGTTAAATGGGACATTGTTATTC GTTTACGCATTGATAATCTCGGTGTCAATTTGAAGACTTCTTTCAAAATAAAAATTGGTGATGGCAAAAGTACTTCTTTTTGGAATGATTGTTGGATTTCGGATGTGCCTCTTAAAGTTAAATTAAAGAGACTCGCATATTTGGAATCCAATATCAATGATATTATATTCGAGAGAGTGTGCGGCGAAGGTGACAGAGTTACGGGTTCGTGGAGATGGATTCGACCTCCAACCGGGAGGACTGATGCTGAATTTCGCGAGCTGAACGAGCTGATCAGGTCGGCGAAAATTGATTCAGAAAAGAATGATTCATGGTGTTGGTCGTTGGGAGGTAATGGTAGTTTCGCTACAAAAATTCTTGCGGATGAAATTGCCTCGGTTATATTCCCAACGATCTCGAATGTTAGTGAAACTTTGCGTAACAACTTGGTTCCAAAAAAGGTGGAGGTTTATGTATGTAGAGCTAAACGAAAGAAGTTACCCGTTTTGTCAGAACTCGATAAGCGTGGCATCGACCTTCACTCCGTGCGATGTCCTCTTTGTGATGACAATATAGAGACGGTAGAACATTCATTGATCTTTTGCAAGGACGCCATCGAGATTTGGCATAGGGTTTGTAATTGGTGGGGTATGAATGGGTTTTCTAATCTAAGTATAAATGATGCATTTTGTGGTAATACTCCGGTTCATTCGTCGGCTTTGGGTGCGAATATTTGGCAAGCGGTGGAGTGG aatttacatcagaatcagaatctgacAACTTCAGTCCCTGAACTACAAAAACGAAGGAAAAAGCTGAAAATGGCACGTCGAGGTCGCAACATGGCCCTTTGCAATTTAACAGCAGAAAAACGGTTAGCGATATTGGGATCTTATGGTCGCAGAAGGCGACATCGCGGTCGCGAGATGTAG